A region from the Paenarthrobacter aurescens genome encodes:
- the pknB gene encoding Stk1 family PASTA domain-containing Ser/Thr kinase: MSTPRPGPAHREESTPVSSQRILNSRYELGELIGRGGMADVYRGTDTLLGRTIAVKVLRADLARDPQFQARFKREAQAVAALNHPSIVAIFDTGEYSVPGGPGEDVRVPYIVMEYVAGRTLRDMIKANELDVESSVGFTLGVLGALEYSHRAGIVHRDIKPANVMVCADTGDVKVMDFGIARAMADSAATMTQTQAVVGTAQYLSPEQARGETVDARSDLYSAGCLLFELLTSRPPFVGDSPVSVAYQHVRETPDLASAHNPEVSEALDSVLVKALQKSRTDRFQDAAAFRRALRAASNGIPVPAVAASEAPTDPNDLVEPEDPATELLSTTAVGFLDADQFKDEPVEHPQEEPLPLGLPPERELPANQKSRRRAWVATLVIFTIFVLAGGGFWLYSLMNMQPPPPAKIAVPSVTNMSESQALQELYSAKLKPKSVREPSDTVAKDMTIGTSPITGALLEQDAEVVLKISSGPSSVSIPADIAGRTEPDAREALRRLGITGEIVTVLTHSPTVPANVVISTAPAPGGAIAVESKVELQVSTGKVLMPQLIALPVMEAEAALKANGLTISIVEQENSQVAAGTVTAQSDAFNTEVAQGKVITVTVAKAPAPPPTPTPTPTPTETENPTPKPTPTKK; this comes from the coding sequence GAGAGGAGAGCACACCTGTGTCCTCCCAGCGCATCCTCAACTCCCGCTATGAACTTGGCGAGTTGATCGGTCGTGGCGGCATGGCGGACGTCTACAGGGGCACGGACACCCTGCTGGGACGGACCATCGCCGTGAAGGTTCTGCGCGCAGACCTCGCACGCGATCCCCAATTCCAGGCCCGCTTCAAACGTGAGGCCCAGGCTGTCGCGGCGTTGAACCACCCATCCATCGTGGCCATCTTCGACACCGGGGAGTACTCGGTTCCGGGAGGCCCTGGCGAGGACGTGCGCGTCCCGTACATCGTGATGGAGTACGTGGCCGGACGAACCCTGCGGGACATGATCAAGGCCAACGAGCTTGATGTAGAGAGCTCCGTCGGATTCACCCTGGGTGTTCTGGGTGCTCTTGAGTACAGCCACCGAGCAGGCATCGTCCACCGCGATATCAAACCGGCCAATGTGATGGTCTGTGCCGATACCGGGGACGTGAAGGTCATGGACTTCGGCATTGCCCGTGCCATGGCCGATTCCGCGGCCACCATGACTCAGACCCAGGCCGTGGTGGGAACTGCCCAATACCTTTCGCCGGAGCAAGCCCGGGGCGAAACGGTGGATGCGCGCAGCGACCTCTACTCAGCTGGTTGCCTGCTGTTCGAGCTGTTGACCAGCCGTCCACCGTTCGTCGGCGACAGCCCCGTATCAGTGGCCTACCAGCACGTTCGTGAGACCCCGGATCTGGCCAGTGCGCACAACCCGGAGGTCTCTGAAGCGCTGGACTCGGTTCTGGTAAAGGCGCTGCAGAAGAGCCGCACGGACCGTTTCCAGGACGCTGCCGCCTTCCGCCGTGCCCTCCGTGCAGCCAGCAACGGCATCCCAGTACCCGCCGTAGCAGCCAGCGAAGCCCCCACGGACCCCAACGACCTCGTGGAACCGGAAGACCCGGCAACCGAACTCTTGAGCACCACGGCCGTGGGCTTCCTTGACGCTGATCAGTTTAAAGACGAACCCGTTGAGCACCCCCAGGAAGAACCCCTTCCCTTGGGCCTCCCACCGGAACGTGAGCTGCCGGCCAACCAGAAGTCCCGGCGTCGTGCTTGGGTTGCCACTCTGGTGATCTTCACCATTTTTGTGCTGGCAGGCGGCGGCTTCTGGCTTTACAGCCTCATGAACATGCAACCGCCGCCGCCCGCGAAGATCGCGGTGCCGTCAGTGACCAACATGTCCGAAAGCCAGGCGCTTCAGGAACTGTACTCGGCCAAACTCAAGCCCAAGTCCGTCCGTGAGCCCAGCGATACCGTGGCAAAGGACATGACCATTGGCACATCGCCCATTACCGGGGCGTTGCTGGAACAAGATGCTGAAGTTGTCCTCAAGATATCCAGCGGGCCAAGCTCAGTATCCATTCCAGCGGACATTGCCGGCCGTACTGAGCCCGATGCACGTGAAGCTTTGCGCAGGCTCGGCATCACCGGAGAAATCGTGACTGTCCTGACCCACAGTCCCACCGTCCCTGCGAATGTAGTGATCAGCACGGCCCCCGCGCCCGGTGGGGCGATTGCTGTGGAAAGCAAAGTGGAACTGCAGGTCTCCACCGGCAAGGTCCTCATGCCCCAGCTGATCGCTTTGCCGGTGATGGAAGCGGAAGCCGCGCTCAAGGCCAACGGCCTCACCATCTCAATTGTGGAGCAGGAGAACTCGCAAGTTGCTGCGGGCACTGTGACGGCTCAGAGCGATGCTTTCAACACTGAGGTGGCTCAGGGCAAGGTCATCACCGTTACCGTAGCCAAGGCCCCGGCTCCTCCGCCCACACCTACTCCCACGCCAACGCCTACGGAGACTGAGAATCCGACGCCGAAGCCCACGCCAACCAAAAAGTAA